GAGAAGGGACACTTCACTACCCGACCGGTTCACTCAAGTCCCGAATTATGCCAGATGGGAAACGTTGCTGCAATGCGGCTAATCAGCTCGTTGCTGCTGGGCATCCGGTACGATGCTTTCAGCCAACAGTCGTGGCATCGAGTGCAGTCGGACTCCGCTGCGCTAAGATTGGCCCAGCCGTTGTGCGCGGCAGCGGCGCTGTAACGCTAATTCTCAAAGTAGTTTAGGAGAATAGTCGTACCAGGAAGACGACAAACACCGTAACCAGAATGACCACCGAAGCGAGTCCGCAAAGGATGCCGACAAACTGATAGAGGTCGTTGATTTGGACCGACAGCCGCGTCCATTCCACTTCCTCTTGTTCCTCGGTCAGTTTTTCAAAGACCCCGCGCACAAACGCCTGCTGATCTTCGGTGTCGCCGGTGGCGGCGAAGTAACAGCCACTGAAAGCGATCGGTTCGGCTGGATTCTTTTGGTTTGATTCGTAGCCAAAGCCCCCGGAGAGAACTTCGCGGAGAACGCCAGCAAGGTTCGAGCGCATCTGGCAGAGCAGACCGTAGAGTCGCGTATTGCCGGGGCGCGAGAGGGCTTCTGCTTCGCGGAAGAGGGTGTGAATCCAGTCTTCAAAGACCCCGGTGATTTGTCCACAAAGATTTGTCACCTGTTCGGCGGTGGCGATCATGCGGACATCGAAGCGGCGACCAAAACGCTGGGTGGCAGCTCGTTCGCGTCCCACGCGGCGAACCAGTTCGCGAAAGCCACGCTGATTTTGCATGCCGGTGATGAGAGCGGTGACAGGGCAGCGGACCGTGAGTTCGTTTTGAATGATCGTGAGATCGGCGCGCACGGCACGCTGCATCTCTTGCGTTTCGCGCTGGGTCGCCTGGAATACGTCGAATGGGAGCAGTGTGAGGACACCATTGAGCGGGCACAAGGGCCGACGTCCGCGACGCAGGAGTTGGCAAACGTATTCGAGCCGCTGCTGTTGTCGCGACGACTCTTGCGGCGAGAGCAGGGCAGGCTGATCGCTGACCGACGACGAAACGGAGGGGACAAAATCGTCTTTGTCGTCGACCTCTTGGCTGCTCGATTGGGCTGAAGCTTCAGCAGCGGCAGCGAGCGATTGTTTTTCCATGACGAACTGATCGAGCATGATCGTGCCACGATTGCGTTCGGCCCGTTTGGCGGGTGCGGGTGTCGAGGCCGTGGTGTTGATTGGCGCAACCGGTGCCGGAACTATGTTTTGCGGCATCGAGAGGTCGGTGGGTGGCGCGCCCGAAGCGATGAGTTCGTTGCGACGTTTTTCGACGAGCGCCGCAAGCGAACTGGCCCAGCTTGCCTGGGTGCAAAACAGATAGATTCCGTCGGGACCGGCATACCAGTGCAGCGGCGCAGGACCATCGGGAAGTTCTCGCATCCGCAGCGCTACGCCCGAGGCTCGCATGAGCGAACGTTCCTGATTAATTCCGGGAGTGCCGACAATCAGAAACAAGGGCGCGCTGCTGAGAGAAAGACCGCTCCGCGAAAGTTGCTCGAGCCCCGTTTGCCAGGCGTAGTCGATATCGGGAAAAGGAGATTTGTCCCCTTCCATCCAGAGTCGAATGGCGTAGTAAAGCACGATTGGAATCGTGATGACGAGCATCACTTCGAGCGTCACCCGGAGCCACGACATCGAATGTCGCCACGGGACATTGTTGCTATCGACGAGAAAAACGATCCAAACCGTGATCAGCAGAATGGTGAGGACGAGACTGGTGAGGCAACTAGCGCAGCCGGCTGTCGTAATCTTGCTGGGCCACGCCATCAGCCGCGCAAAGAACCCGGGCTGAGCGGGCGCTTTCGCCTTCTTCTCGGGCTTCTTTTCGGGTTTGGTTTCTTCAGCGGGTGCTTCGTCGCTCATGTGACTGCTCGTTCCGCAGATCCGTGGAACTTGTGCTTAAGGATTCAAGTGTTCTTCAGGAATTACTTGCGATTTTGTGGGGATTTCTTAAGGAGTAAGTTCAAAGTTGTTCAGGACGTTATCCGTAAAACAGATACACGGCTGAAGTGGCTGCAATGAGGATCATGGTGAGTCCCGACCACAGCAAGATCATGCGACCGCGCTGGGGTGGAGCACCGCTGATCTCGCGACGCTTCCCATTCATGTTGGGGCGACCTTGGCCAAGTCGCACCGACATCGAGGCCTGCTTGGCCCAACTTTCGATGTCGGGAGGGAGTCCCAGATTCTGGATCGAGTAGATCGCTAGTTCGGGATCGCGATAGACGCCGCGAAAGCCGAGGACGACACAAACGTAGTAAACTTCCAGCGCATCACGCGACGTGAGTGACGATGCCTCTTTCGCCCGCTCGTAGAACTGTTCGTAGCAGGTACGAGTGCTGAAGAGTTCGACTTCGAGCACGTTGTTGCTCCACCAATCGCGCCCCTCCCACGGAGCATCGACCAGCATTTCGTCGGCCCACGAGCAAATGGCATACTTGGCGAGCTGCCAGTCGGGCGAACTGCCGAGAATCGCTTCGGCCTGATCGATGAGTGTGCGAATGCGCAGTCGCTCATCTTGCGGGGAGAGTTTTTCCTCGCGCGCAATCCGATCGAGCACCGACAAGATGTGGAGCATGATCGGGTCGACGGCATGGGCAAACTTGGGCGTCATCAGTGACCGGTCGAAGAAAGCTTCGTGCTATGGCTACTCTGTTTCGCTGTCAGTAGCGACGTCGCGCTTGGGGCGAAGCGTCGCTACTCCAGTGCCGCTATCGTAGTGCGAATCACTGTCTGTTGGGAACAGCGAATAGTGCGAACTGCAGCGGCACTTGTTTGCCACGATGCGAGATCACCATTTGGCGTTGGCCCTGCAGCCGATCGAGGTTCACGATCAGCGAATCCTTCAGACGCATTGCCAGCGTTTGGGTTGCTTGCACATCGCGCCAGGCGGGGGATTCGTTCTTGCTCACCTCGTAGTAAACCCACTCTTGCTGCACGGGCAGAGCACGAATCGCTCGATCCATCGGATTGAGCCGCACCCCTTCCGCACGCTGTTTGAACAGGATTTCCACCTGCCGACTGCTACCGAGTTTCCAGTCGAGTTGGCCGGGCGAAAGCAGGTCGCGGATTTCCTGGGTCGTGAGGTCACCCTTGTTCACTCCGACATACCACTGCCAATCGCTGTTGAACCACTTGGATTCGAGCGAAACTTGCATCCCCAGACCGACACCTTCGAAGTATCGCTGTTCGTACTCGTAGTCGCGCACCATGTTCAGCAGCGTTTCGATGCGCAGCTTCACGTCGCGGAAAATCTCGCACA
This window of the Pirellula staleyi DSM 6068 genome carries:
- a CDS encoding type VI secretion protein IcmF/TssM N-terminal domain-containing protein, translated to MSDEAPAEETKPEKKPEKKAKAPAQPGFFARLMAWPSKITTAGCASCLTSLVLTILLITVWIVFLVDSNNVPWRHSMSWLRVTLEVMLVITIPIVLYYAIRLWMEGDKSPFPDIDYAWQTGLEQLSRSGLSLSSAPLFLIVGTPGINQERSLMRASGVALRMRELPDGPAPLHWYAGPDGIYLFCTQASWASSLAALVEKRRNELIASGAPPTDLSMPQNIVPAPVAPINTTASTPAPAKRAERNRGTIMLDQFVMEKQSLAAAAEASAQSSSQEVDDKDDFVPSVSSSVSDQPALLSPQESSRQQQRLEYVCQLLRRGRRPLCPLNGVLTLLPFDVFQATQRETQEMQRAVRADLTIIQNELTVRCPVTALITGMQNQRGFRELVRRVGRERAATQRFGRRFDVRMIATAEQVTNLCGQITGVFEDWIHTLFREAEALSRPGNTRLYGLLCQMRSNLAGVLREVLSGGFGYESNQKNPAEPIAFSGCYFAATGDTEDQQAFVRGVFEKLTEEQEEVEWTRLSVQINDLYQFVGILCGLASVVILVTVFVVFLVRLFS
- a CDS encoding DotU family type IV/VI secretion system protein; its protein translation is MTPKFAHAVDPIMLHILSVLDRIAREEKLSPQDERLRIRTLIDQAEAILGSSPDWQLAKYAICSWADEMLVDAPWEGRDWWSNNVLEVELFSTRTCYEQFYERAKEASSLTSRDALEVYYVCVVLGFRGVYRDPELAIYSIQNLGLPPDIESWAKQASMSVRLGQGRPNMNGKRREISGAPPQRGRMILLWSGLTMILIAATSAVYLFYG